One Lycium barbarum isolate Lr01 chromosome 5, ASM1917538v2, whole genome shotgun sequence genomic window carries:
- the LOC132639133 gene encoding uncharacterized protein LOC132639133, producing the protein MKKTKVSITREKRTRDYVPEGFISFSDEDMEGIIQLHNDALVNSILINKSQVKRILIDPGSSANIICWKVVEQLGLLDQIVPAAWVLNGFKMACETTKGDITLPVNTAGIVQHTKFYVMNGEMRYNALFGRPWVHNMREVPSTLHQILKFLTSEGIKIIHGEQPIAKEIFAVEEATPAPTRTYGR; encoded by the coding sequence ATGAAGAAAACAAAGGTCTCGATCACTCGGGAAAAGAGAACCAGAGATTATGTACCGGAGGGATTCATTTCCTTCAGTGACGAAGACatggagggcatcattcaacttCACAATGATGCTTTGGTAAATTCTATCCTTATAAATAAATCTCAGGTTAAGCGcattttgattgatccaggtagctcggccaacattatTTGTTGGAAGGTGGTAGAGCAGCTGGGCCTGTTGGATCAAATTGTGCCGGCAGCTTGGGTTCTCAACGGGTTCAAAATGGCATGTGAAACTACCAAGGGGGATATTACTCTACCGGTGAACACAGCAGGGATTGTTCAACATACAAAATTCTACGTCATGAATGGTGAAATGAGGTACAACGCTTTATTCGGCAGACCGTGGGTACACAACATGAGGGAAGTGCCCTCAACTTTACATCAGATACTAAAATTTCTGACATCGGAGGGAATAAAAATAATCCATGGAGAACAACCGATAGCAAAAGAAATATTTGCGGTCGAAGAAGCAACTCCAGCACCAACCCGCACCTATGGACGCTGA